The Spiroplasma litorale nucleotide sequence CTAACTTTTTCATTTATCCTCCTAGATATTTACAAAAAAAAAGTGCAATTTCATAAATGAAAAAGCCTTTGTTTTTATTTAATTTAAAACCCTTTAATAATGATGCAAATTTAAAAGTGGTTTTGCACTATAATTATAACTAAAAATAAAAAATATTTACATAAAAAATAATATTTAATTTATGTAATAAATTTACATTTAAATCTCAAAATGTTGTATTGCATAGTTTTTTTTCTAATATATAAATATACTTCTTTTTATTTTGAAGCAAATATTAAAGACGCCTACTATATTTAAAATATATTATTTTAATTAATCTAAGTAAAAATTCAATTATAGGTTTTTAAAAATACTTAGTTTTTTTATTCAATATTGGAGTATCTTTTAAAAATTTATAAAATAAAAACTCCTTATTGTATTTTATAAGGAGAACTTGTTTTAATAATTATTTACTAAATTTATTAACTAGAATATTTATCTATCCTATTAATTTAAATTATTAAGTTATTATCTTCATAAATAAACAAGTGTATTTGCAGTTTTGCCACAACCACATTTACCACAATTGTCTTTTTTTTCTTTTAATTCTATATTTGCAAAATCATCACTCATTTTGCCTCTTTTAAGTGACTCTTCTACTTTTTTACCATACTCTACTGAAGCTAAAACAGTTTTGCCTTCACTTAATAATTTGTTAATTAATTCAAAATCTCCATTAGAAACTTCAACAGCATTGTTTTTATCTAGACTCATATAAATTCTCCTTTCTATAATATAATAATCATGTTAAATTAAATTAATAGTAGTTACTTTAAAGTAACATAAACAAGGAGTAATAATGAGCTATTGTCCGGTAGAAATAAGTTTGAAAGTATTAAAAAACAAATGAACTATTTTTATAATAAGAGAATTACTTGCATCTGAAAAAAGATTTAATGAGTTAAAAAGAAATTTAAAAGGAGTCACAACAAAAGTATTAGCAGAGAATTTGAAACATTTAGAAAATTTAGAAATAATAAATCGAAAATCAAACAATGCTTATCCATTAATTGTGATTTATTCTTTAACTGATTTTGGACATAGTTTAAAAGGTGTTTTAGATAAGTTAGCAGAATGAGGTTTTAATAATCAGAACAAGTTAAATTTTGAATAAATATATAAAACCGCTATTATGAACATCTAAAATAAAATTGACAGTAAAAAAGTACTTTTATTGTTAAAATTTTATTGAAAGGTGTTCTTTTTATATGGCAAAACAATGAACAAAAATGAAAAACTTAATATAATTAATGAATCAAAAAAAATCGGTATTTTAAATGCAGCATTAAAGTTTGATATTAGTACTAGCACAATTAAAAGATGAAAATCAGAGGTAAAAATTAAAGGTGAAGGAGCCCTTGAATGAGGTAGCGGAACCCAGGCAAAAGGAAATATTAAAAAATTTAAATCTCATGATTGAATTTTTAAAGAACCTGATGATATGAGCATTGAAGAATTAAGAGAGGCTTTGAAACTGGAACGTGCTTTAAAAAAGCATTTAGTGAAGATGACTAAGGAAAAGTACTTCGCCATTTTTAATGTTAAAAGAATGTTTTCTTTGAAATTATCTTGTTTATATTTAAAAGTTTCAAGGTATGGATATTTAAAATGACTTAAAAACGAAAAACCAAAGCATAAAAATTATAATAGAATTTTAGCATTTAAGATAAGATGCCTTTTTTACTTGTTTAAAAAAAGATATGGTTATAATATGATAACTTTATTTTTAAACAAATACTTTAAAGAAAGATTAAACCTTGGGTTGTTTATAGATATATGAAAACAATGAGTTTAAAAGCAGCAAAGAAAAAGAAAGTTCCAAACTATGATAAATCAGGTCCATTAAGATTTGAAAATTTACTGAATAGAAACTTTAATTCTAAAAATATAAATGAAAAATGAGTAACAGATGTGACTTATATAAAAACTATTAATGGAAATGTTTATCTATCTGTTATAAAAGATTTATTTAATTCTGAAATTGTTGATTGAAAGTTATCGGTTAGTCCTAATAATAAATTATGTCATACAAATTTAATAAGTTCTATTAAAAAAAGGTGCTCCAAAAATAATTCATTCAGATCAGGAGGCACCATACACAGATGAAACTTGAGAAAGATTATGTAAAAATAATAATATAAATATTTCTATGTCAAGAAGAGGGAACTCCCCAGATAATGGTGCATGTGAGTCTTTTTTTGGAACTTTTAAAAATGAATGTATATATACATATAAAGTAAAAGAACTACATTACTCAAATATTTATAAAATTATCTCAGACTATATAGAGTTTTATAATTATGTTAGACCTTGTCTAAAGCATAAAAAAAACTCCATACGAAATTCGTATGGAGAAAGTATCTTTTTAATGTCAATTTTAATTGATAATTTCATTAAAAGCAGTTTTTATATATTTATATTTTAATTATTTAATTATAATTTGCAAACTTTAATTTCTTCAGATCTAACAACCAAGAATTCGTCACCTTTTTTGGCTCCTCAATATCTTGCAATTTCATTAATTTCATCTTGGTTAGCTCAGCATTTATCAATATCTTTAACTTTATTCATAAATATTGAATGTCATGCACCAAATGCATTTCAAAGTTTTTCATCTTGACATACACCCAAGATTGTAACATTTGGTCTAAATTTTGAAATTGTTTTTAGTAGTTCACCAGTTCTTGAAAGTATTACTGCAAATTCATATTTACCATTTCTTGTAATATTTGCAAGTTCATCAGCAATTTCAGCTCTTTTACCACTTGTTGTTGATCTAGCAATTTCAAGTGCTCTATCATAATAGATTTTTCCATAATAACTTAACTCAGCTCTTTTATTAATTGTAGCCATTGTGTTTGTAGTAATAAAAGGATAAATTCCAGTTGCAGATTCTCCACTTAACATTGTAGCGTCAGCTCCAAGTTCAGTTGCATAATAAACATCAGTCACTTCTGCTCTTGTTGGTTGAGGGTTATCTGTCATTGATTCTAGCATTTGAGTTGCTACAATTGCAATTTTACCTGCTTTACGACATTTTCTTATTATTTGTTTTTCTCAATACGGAACTTCATAATAAGGTATTTCAAGTCCTAAATCTCCTCTAGCAATCATAATTCCATCAGATGCATCAATAATTGAATCAATATTAAATATACCGATTTTTGATTCTATTTTTGAAATTATTTGAATGTGTGTTGCTTTTTTTTCTTTTAAAATATTTCTAATTTCTTTAACGTTATCTGCAGTATTAACAAAACTTGCTGCAATATAATCAATTCCATTATCAATACCAAATTTAATATCATTAATATCTTTATCACTTAAGAATGGTAATGAAAAATCAACACCTGGTAAGTTAATTCTTTTATTAGTTTTAATTATGTGTGTATTAAAAGCTCTAGATAGAACAACACCTGGTTCAACATTTAAAACATTTAATGTTAATTTACCATCATCAACTAAAACTGTATCTCCTGGTTTTAAGTCTTGACTCATATCATAAGATACAGTCATTTCTGTACCTTTACATTCTTTTTCTAAATAATCTTTTTCTTTTGTATAAATTCTTACATCACTACCAGCTTTAACCTCTTGTGAACCATCAATCATTTTACCAATTCTGATTTCTGGCCCTTTTGTATCTAGTAAAATTGAAATTGGTTTTTCTATTTCTTTTCTTAATTCTAAACAAGCCTTAATTTTTTCTAAATGTTCTTCATGTTTACCATGTGAAAAGTTTAATCTTACAACGTTCATTCCTGATTCAAAAAGTTTTCTAATTTCATCTTTACCACTTGTACTTGGTCCAATTGTTGTAATAATTTTAGTTCTTTTTATTTTTTTCTCAATTTTATTTGGTTCGTAAAATTCTATTTCGTTCATAAATTTACATCCTTCCGCTAAATAGCTTTATTAATCTCTCTAATTTTATTGTACTCTTCTGATTTATCTTTTCTTGGCATATTTAAAGTTGATTCAATATCTCTGGCGACTAGTTTATTATCAGACATACCAATATATAAACCACCCTTACCTTCAACTAATTTGTCAACAGCAAATATACCAGCGCTAACAGCTAAATATCTATCCATTGCAGTTGGTGTTCCACCTCTTTGAATATGTCCAAGTATAGTTGCTCTTGTGACATAACCTGAAGCTGCTTCAATTTTTTCTGCAAGTTTATGTGCATCTGGATATGTTTTTTCAGCAATTGCAACTATCACACTTCTTTTTTTCATTTCTGCTAAATGTTTAACTTGTTTTATGATTTCTTCTTCTGATAAAAAACTTTCTTTTGTAGAAAATACCTCAGCACCAGTTGCTATAGCTCCATATAGAGTTAAATCCCCACAACCATTACCCATAATCTCAACTACGCTACATCTATTATGTGATTGCATTGTATCTCTAATAGCATCAATAGATCTTACAACAGTATTAAGGGCTGTATCAAATCCTACTGTATAATCTGATGAAACAATATCATTGTCAATTGTTCCTGGAATACCGATACAATTTATACCCATTTTAGTAAGTTTTTCAGCTCCTTGATAACTACCATCTCCACCAATTACAACTAAAGCTTCTATACCTCTTTTTTTAAGATTTTCTACTGCTTTTTTTCTGATTTCTTCATCTTTAAATTCAGGAAATCTTGCAGATCCTATAACAGTTCCACCTCTTGAAATAATGTTATCAGCAAATATTGCATCAACTTCTTCAATTCAGTCATTATACAAACCTTTATAACCATCTCTAATTACAAACGGTTTGATTGATTTAGAAATTGCAGCTTTAACAACAGAAGATATTGTTGCGTTCATCCCTGGAGCGTCTCCTCCTGATGTTAAAACCCCTATTTTTTTTATCATAGTTTTCCTCCAACTCTATATTATTAATAATAAACCTTATAATTAATAAATACAAAAATAGTTAAAATTCAAGTTTAATAAATTATCATTTTCAATTATCTAATTTTGAAATATCACACGTAGCAAGAAAAGGTAAATTTCTAAATCTTTCTTGATAATCTAAACCAAAACCAATTAAAAATTCATCTCCAAATTCAAAACCATTTCAATCAGGTTTTAAATCAACTTTAATTTTATTGGGTTTTGATGCTAAGGTTATTACTTTAACTTCCTTAGCACCTTTTTTTAATAAATAATCTTTTATAAAATTTAAAGTTATTCCTGTATCAATAATATCTTCTATAAGTAATACATGACATCCTTCAATGTTTACTGAAATATCATTCATTATTTTAGGTTCTTGAACATTTGTAATGTTTCCAGCATAAGAAGAAACTATCATATAATCAGTTATACATTGAAAATTTAATTCTTTTATTAATCCCGCCATGAAAGGAACACAACCTTTTAACAAACCAATTGTAATAACAGTACTATCTTTATAATTTATATTTTTATAATATTCATTTACATTTTTAGCTAATTCTGAAATTTTTGTGTCAATATTTTTTCTATCTACTAATATATCTTTTACTAATGGGTGTTTTACCATTTGATACCTCCAATAAAAATATTATATTACTTCTTTATTTGATTTAAGTAAGAATCTAAAATAAACTTAGCAGCGATTTGATCCTTGTTTTGTTTTTTATCTTTTATGCTATAGTTTGAATTACTCATCATATTGTTTGCCATTCTTGTGGTTAGTCTTTCATCTACTTTAATTATCATATTTTTATCAATTTTTAACATTTCAATTAATAGATAGATAAAATCATCAACCATATCTGCACGATACCCAATTGATCCATTCATGTTTATTGGATAACCAACAATAATTTTATCAAAAGAATTTTCGTTAAATATATATTCAATTTTATTTATAGCTTCTTCAAATTCATACTCATTAAATCTAATTGTTTCATATGGTGTTGCAAAAAAACCTTCACTAACTGCTATTCCAACTGTTTTAGATCCAACGTCAAGACCAATATACTTATACATTTAATGCTTCTTTCTAGATTTATATTGTATTTATATCATATTTTAATTATTAATAAAAATAATAAAAGCAATCATTTATAAATTGCTTTTATTATATAAATATTCAGAATTATTTTTATATATTTCTTGGTCTTGTTTTTTTTCTAAATCATTCAACAACAGTTTTTGAATAATACATGTAAATAAATAAAATTACTCCAGAAAAATATATATCTGACATAAAATGACTTAATGATGTTATTCGCGAAATACCCACTAACATAGTTATTAATGATGAAGAAACTATTGTAAAAATTTTTAGTTTTTTTGTTCTTTTGTTGTTTAAAAATTGAAAGAAAATAAATATGAACAATAAACCAGCAGATATAGTATGACCACTCGGAAAACTATTTCCTCTATCTTTATTAAAGTTTATTTCAAATGTATAATAGAATAATTTATTATCATAGATTACATCATAAGGTCTTGTTCTACCAACAATAAATTTTAATATTTGTACAGTTATTTGAGAGAAAAATATAACAAAAAATGCATATCCAGATCTTTTGCTTACATTAGATAATCAATATATATCCTTATATAATTTCTTTTTATAAATATATATATTCACTACTAAATAGAAAGTTAAACTCATAATTATACAAACTAAACCTGATATTAGAGTTATTAGAGAGTAGTTGTTGCCTTTAATATAATTAAAAGAATCATTGTAGTAATAAAACATTATATTAATACATAAAAATATTATGTTGAAAATAATATATATTATTTTTTTATTTTTAACTGTTTTAATAAAACTAAAATTTATCGTAAATACAAATATTAACAATAAATAATAAATTGGAATAAAAGATACTCCAAGACCAACTTGATCAAAAAATATTGAAAATCAATTTTTTTGTAAAGACAAAGGAATTATACTTGATAGTTTTAAGTCAAATATAATTAAAGGAATAGACACAATCAATAAACAAAACATAATTATAAAAAATATGTGGTGTTTATTTAGCTTTCTATCTTTTTTTAACGCCATATTATTATCACCAAATATATTATATACATTTAAATTGTGAAAAACTTTTAATAACTGCTAAATAAGTTATTATAGTTTTCTCATTCTTTATAACTATAAAAGTTTAATTCAATTTTTTTAAGGTATTTACATTTTTTAAGTAGCTTTGTGTCTTTCCTATAATAATAGTAATAATTTATAATAATTCTAATATTTTCATTATTATTTATTTCATTAATCATTTTAATTATATGTTCATCATTTTTTAAGGAGATACCAAAAAAATCAAAAATTATAATTTCATGTTTAAACTTTTTTGCTTTATATAAAATTCTATTTTTAAAATCCTTATTTATTTTTTTGCGGTTTAGAATTATTTGGGGATTAGGAAACTTTCCACTAATCATTTGCGTATTATTAATTTTACCGTTTACATAAAGATTTTCTGAATGAATAGGGTAAAAAAAATTACTTTTTTGTTCCGGAGTTTTATCGATAAGTTTTTCCTTCAAAAGTAATAGTGAGTCTGTGAAGTTTGTAGTTGCTAGTAAATGATATTTTGTGTTTAAACTTTTATCTTCTATTTTACTAAAAAAAGTATTAATTTTCTCTCCATATTTATTTCTTATAAATTCATAATATGTCAATTGTAAAAAAAGTTCAATTGCGTCTACTTCATTCTTTTTATATTTACTATCAAATTTTTTAAGAAGTTTGTTAAAAAAAAGTTCAATTCCATTTAAAAAACGTCGTTTTCTTTTAAGAATATAATTTATTGTTTCATAAATTATTGTTTCATTTTTATTAAAAAAATCATAATTTATATTTTTAAAATCTATGTAGTTTATTTGTGAAATAAAATCAAGTAAAACATCACTTTTATTAAATTCTTTGTAATAATTATATAAATCATATTGATAATTTTTTATATTTTTGTCAATGTTTATATCAAAACCATTTCCAATTATCAAAACTTTGTAACTCATAAATTAATAATAGCACACCAAATTATATTAAAAACAAATTATAAATAAAAAAACTTTTACCCATTAAGGTAAAAGTTGAATTAATAAATTGATATTATTTTAAATTATAAAATGATTTAATTCCATCATAAATAGCTGCTTCACCTAGTTCATCTTCAATTTCTAATAATCTATTGTATTTTGCAATTCTATCTGATCTTGACATTGAACCAGTTTTAATTTGTCCTGTGTTTAAAGCAACTGCTAAGTCAGCAATTGTTGAATCTTCAGTTTCACCTGATCTATGTGAAGTAACAGCAGTTCATCCAGCCTTTTGAGCCATTTGAATTGTTTCAATTGTTTCAGTTAAAGTACCAATTTGGTTTAATTTAATTAAAACTGAGTTTGCTGCATTTTTTTCAATTCCTTCAGCAGTAATTTTTGGGTTTGTAACAAATAAATCATCACCAACAATTTGGATTTTGCTACCCATAACTTTAACTTGTTCTTGGAATCCATCTCAGTCTGATTCTGCTAATCCATCTTCAATTGAAATAATTGGATATTTATCAACTAATTTATCTAAAAATTCTATCATTTCTTTAGTTGTAAATGCATATTTTTCTCCTGTAAGAGCTTCAATTTTTTTGAAGTGGTATTTACCATCAATGTATAATTCTGAGTTTGCACAGTCCATTGCGATCATAATACCATCTCTACCAGTTTTGTATCCTGCAACTTGAATTGCTTCTACTAATAAATCTAAAGCTACTTCAACTGGTGATTTTTCTTTAAAGTTTTTTAAAGAAATTTCTTTATATGCTCATTCAAAGTGAGGTGCAAATCCACCTTCATCTCCAACAGCAGTAATATCTTTTTTATCATGTAATAATTTTTTTAATGCTTGGAAAGTTTCTGATGCTCATCTTAAAGCTTCTTTGAAAGTTGGTGCACCAACTGGCATAATCATAAATTCTTGGAAGTCAATTGCACTATCTGCATGTGCTCCACCATTAATAACATTTAACATTGGAACAGGTAATCTTCTTCCATTAGTACCACCAATGTATCTGTATAATGGGATTTCTAATTCACTTGCAGCAGCTTTTGCAACAGCTAAAGAAACACCTAAAATTGCGTTTGCTCCAAGATTTTTTTTGAAATCATCACCATCTAATTTACACATGTGTAAATCAATTTCAACTTGGTTTGTTACTTCCATACCAATAATAGCTGGAGCAATTTTATCATTTACATTTGCAACGGCTTTTAAAACACCTTTACCATTGTATCTTTTTTTATCTCCATCTCTTAATTCTAAAGCTTCTCTTGATCCTGTTGAAGCTCCTGATGGAACTTTTGCAGAACCAAATCCACCAAATTCAGTAGTAACATCTACTTGAACTGTTGGAAATCCTCTTGAGTCTAGCACTTCACGTGCAACAACATTAACTATTTTTGACATATTAATTATCTCCTTACAATATTAATGATAACTCTAAAAAACGATTTATTATTTAGATTTGGTTTAAAATGTTTAGAATTTTTTTTAATAATTTAAAAAAAAATAAAAAAAACTCTTTACAATAAGTAAAAAGTTTTTTTATCTAATAAATAATAAAATATTATGAAATTGTTACATTTAAAACAAGGTTTTCTGCACCACCGTATGTAACTGTAACAGTATCATTTCCTTCTTTAACTGCGTTTATTGTTATTTGGAAAGTACCTTTTCCATCATTATCATTTTCAGGTACATCTGAAACAGTAATAATTTCAGATTTTGATGCGTTAGCAGTAATTGCAGATCCTGCTTTTGGATTTGTAACTTTAATAGTAACTACTTTTTTCTTTTCAGATTTTGGGAATGTTATATCATTTCCACCGTCAACACTTAAAACTGGTTTTTGTTCAGTTTGTTTTTTAGTAAAAGTCACTTTTACAGATCCAGTATAATTAGCTGAGTCAGATTTTGCAGATATTGTTGCTTCTGCTTCTTTTATTGAATCTTCTTTAACTTCTACTTGTTCTGAAATTAAACTTGTATTTAGTTTTTTTGCAGCTTCTATAATTGCGCTATCTGTTGGTTTAGAATCGAATTCTAAGTCACCTAATGTTGTTTTTGTAATAATAGTATTTAATTCAACTTTTTCACTTGGAGATGGTGTTTCACCATCTTTATCTTCAACTGTTACTTTAATTGTTTTTGATTGTTCACCATATTTTACAGTAATTGTTGATTCACCTTTAGCTACTGCTTTAACAACTAAATTGAATTTCCCAGTACCTTCAGTATCTTTTGCTGAACTTACAGTTACAGTTGCTACTTCTGCTTTACTTGAAGTTGCACTAATAGCTGAATCTTTTGCTGGTGTTGATGCAACTAATGCTAAAGTTTTATCTTCATCTCCAACTTTCATTTTGAAATCTTTGAAAGCGTCTCCAAAA carries:
- a CDS encoding winged helix-turn-helix transcriptional regulator, whose amino-acid sequence is MSYCPVEISLKVLKNKWTIFIIRELLASEKRFNELKRNLKGVTTKVLAENLKHLENLEIINRKSNNAYPLIVIYSLTDFGHSLKGVLDKLAEWGFNNQNKLNFE
- a CDS encoding DDE-type integrase/transposase/recombinase, yielding MKTMSLKAAKKKKVPNYDKSGPLRFENLLNRNFNSKNINEKWVTDVTYIKTINGNVYLSVIKDLFNSEIVDWKLSVSPNNKLCHTNLISSIKKRCSKNNSFRSGGTIHRWNLRKIM
- a CDS encoding integrase core domain-containing protein — protein: MSMSRRGNSPDNGACESFFGTFKNECIYTYKVKELHYSNIYKIISDYIEFYNYVRPCLKHKKNSIRNSYGESIFLMSILIDNFIKSSFYIFIF
- the pyk gene encoding pyruvate kinase, whose protein sequence is MNEIEFYEPNKIEKKIKRTKIITTIGPSTSGKDEIRKLFESGMNVVRLNFSHGKHEEHLEKIKACLELRKEIEKPISILLDTKGPEIRIGKMIDGSQEVKAGSDVRIYTKEKDYLEKECKGTEMTVSYDMSQDLKPGDTVLVDDGKLTLNVLNVEPGVVLSRAFNTHIIKTNKRINLPGVDFSLPFLSDKDINDIKFGIDNGIDYIAASFVNTADNVKEIRNILKEKKATHIQIISKIESKIGIFNIDSIIDASDGIMIARGDLGLEIPYYEVPYWEKQIIRKCRKAGKIAIVATQMLESMTDNPQPTRAEVTDVYYATELGADATMLSGESATGIYPFITTNTMATINKRAELSYYGKIYYDRALEIARSTTSGKRAEIADELANITRNGKYEFAVILSRTGELLKTISKFRPNVTILGVCQDEKLWNAFGAWHSIFMNKVKDIDKCWANQDEINEIARYWGAKKGDEFLVVRSEEIKVCKL
- the pfkA gene encoding 6-phosphofructokinase, which encodes MIKKIGVLTSGGDAPGMNATISSVVKAAISKSIKPFVIRDGYKGLYNDWIEEVDAIFADNIISRGGTVIGSARFPEFKDEEIRKKAVENLKKRGIEALVVIGGDGSYQGAEKLTKMGINCIGIPGTIDNDIVSSDYTVGFDTALNTVVRSIDAIRDTMQSHNRCSVVEIMGNGCGDLTLYGAIATGAEVFSTKESFLSEEEIIKQVKHLAEMKKRSVIVAIAEKTYPDAHKLAEKIEAASGYVTRATILGHIQRGGTPTAMDRYLAVSAGIFAVDKLVEGKGGLYIGMSDNKLVARDIESTLNMPRKDKSEEYNKIREINKAI
- the hpt gene encoding hypoxanthine phosphoribosyltransferase — protein: MVKHPLVKDILVDRKNIDTKISELAKNVNEYYKNINYKDSTVITIGLLKGCVPFMAGLIKELNFQCITDYMIVSSYAGNITNVQEPKIMNDISVNIEGCHVLLIEDIIDTGITLNFIKDYLLKKGAKEVKVITLASKPNKIKVDLKPDWNGFEFGDEFLIGFGLDYQERFRNLPFLATCDISKLDNWKW
- the ruvX gene encoding Holliday junction resolvase RuvX → MYKYIGLDVGSKTVGIAVSEGFFATPYETIRFNEYEFEEAINKIEYIFNENSFDKIIVGYPINMNGSIGYRADMVDDFIYLLIEMLKIDKNMIIKVDERLTTRMANNMMSNSNYSIKDKKQNKDQIAAKFILDSYLNQIKK
- a CDS encoding phosphatase PAP2 family protein, with the translated sequence MALKKDRKLNKHHIFFIIMFCLLIVSIPLIIFDLKLSSIIPLSLQKNWFSIFFDQVGLGVSFIPIYYLLLIFVFTINFSFIKTVKNKKIIYIIFNIIFLCINIMFYYYNDSFNYIKGNNYSLITLISGLVCIIMSLTFYLVVNIYIYKKKLYKDIYWLSNVSKRSGYAFFVIFFSQITVQILKFIVGRTRPYDVIYDNKLFYYTFEINFNKDRGNSFPSGHTISAGLLFIFIFFQFLNNKRTKKLKIFTIVSSSLITMLVGISRITSLSHFMSDIYFSGVILFIYMYYSKTVVEWFRKKTRPRNI
- the eno gene encoding phosphopyruvate hydratase, giving the protein MSKIVNVVAREVLDSRGFPTVQVDVTTEFGGFGSAKVPSGASTGSREALELRDGDKKRYNGKGVLKAVANVNDKIAPAIIGMEVTNQVEIDLHMCKLDGDDFKKNLGANAILGVSLAVAKAAASELEIPLYRYIGGTNGRRLPVPMLNVINGGAHADSAIDFQEFMIMPVGAPTFKEALRWASETFQALKKLLHDKKDITAVGDEGGFAPHFEWAYKEISLKNFKEKSPVEVALDLLVEAIQVAGYKTGRDGIMIAMDCANSELYIDGKYHFKKIEALTGEKYAFTTKEMIEFLDKLVDKYPIISIEDGLAESDWDGFQEQVKVMGSKIQIVGDDLFVTNPKITAEGIEKNAANSVLIKLNQIGTLTETIETIQMAQKAGWTAVTSHRSGETEDSTIADLAVALNTGQIKTGSMSRSDRIAKYNRLLEIEDELGEAAIYDGIKSFYNLK
- a CDS encoding lipoprotein, with the protein product MKKLLGLLAATGLVATTGATVVSCGNKEEAFSFGDAFKDFKMKVGDEDKTLALVASTPAKDSAISATSSKAEVATVTVSSAKDTEGTGKFNLVVKAVAKGESTITVKYGEQSKTIKVTVEDKDGETPSPSEKVELNTIITKTTLGDLEFDSKPTDSAIIEAAKKLNTSLISEQVEVKEDSIKEAEATISAKSDSANYTGSVKVTFTKKQTEQKPVLSVDGGNDITFPKSEKKKVVTIKVTNPKAGSAITANASKSEIITVSDVPENDNDGKGTFQITINAVKEGNDTVTVTYGGAENLVLNVTIS